From Peromyscus eremicus chromosome 3, PerEre_H2_v1, whole genome shotgun sequence, one genomic window encodes:
- the A2ml1 gene encoding alpha-2-macroglobulin-like protein 1, with product MKKQKRSKENKLGMNPKIKGGAQDVFCSFTSKKIQPLPKLVLRTGWTSMNVLEGVKKGNSDPTLLYLLSLSTKYLVTVPAQLAFPSTQKVCLDLSPGNCDVKFTITLETKDKTQKLLEHSGLKKNFHCVSFSVPPPAGGTEEVATIRVSGAGKNLSFEEEKKVLIQRQGSGTFVQTDKPVYTPGQQVFFRIVTLNSDFIPVNDKYSMVELQDPNNNRIAQWLDVAPQQGIVDLSFQLAPEATLGTYTVTVAEGKTFGTFSVEEYVLPRFKVEVLEPKQLSTMEESFFVRICSRYTYGKPVRGAAQVSVCQKAYTYWYREVDQEQLPDKCRHFSGQTDKAGCFSASVDMSTFNLTGYMYSHSITIVASVVEEGTGLEANTTQDIYISSKMGSMTFEDTNNFYYPNFPFSGKIRVRGHDDALLKNHPVFLVIYGINGTTKQTLTTDNNGLASFTLDTVTWNATDISLEGKFQLEDVVYNPKEVPHYYQNAYLHLRPFYNTTRSFLGIRRPNGLVRCGQTQEVLVDYSIDPEDASPDQEVTFSYYVTGKGSLQMEGQKQLKVKEKGPKGSFSVSLTFTSRMAPSPSLVIYTIFPGGGVIADKIQFSVEMCFDNQVSIGFSPSQQLPGTEVELQLQAAPGSLCAVRAVDESVLLLRPESELSNSSVYGMFPSWYNFYPYQVAEYDECPAFGPWDFPQPLIDPVPREGLGRHSIIWRPWHSEGADLFSFFQDMGLKILSNAKIKKPVDCSYRPKHYSDTMEGAGGGIAPKTGFASPSPQTEGSQVRQYFPETWLWELFPVDNSGNQVVQVTVPDTITEWKAMTFCTSPSRGFGLSPTVGLTAFQPFFVDLTLPYSVVRGESFRLTATVFNYLKDCIRIQTRLAPSDEYRVESRADRQASSCLCADEAKTFHWDITAVKLGHVNFTISTKIVDSDDLCGGRKGVVPNRGRSDTLVKPVLVKPEGVLVEKTHSSLLCPEGEVASDSVSLELPVDTVPDSAKAYVTALGDIMGTALQHLDGLVQMPGGCGEQNMVAFAPTIYVLQYLEKTGLLTEEIRSRAVGFLEIGYQKELTYKHSNGSYSAFGEQDGNGNTWLTAFVTKCFGQAQKFIFIDDKNIQDALRWMAGNQLPSGCYDNVGKLLHTAMKGGVDDEISLTAYITAALLEMGKTVDDSMVRQGLQCLRKSVPSTNNLYTQALLAYTFSLAGEMEIRSALLHKLDQQATVSGESIHWNQKPDVADASPWSEPQAVDVELTAYVLLAHLTKNCLTQEEVAKATSIVAWLAKQRNAYGGFSSTQDTVVALQALAKYAAVAYKPSEEVSVLVKSTENFQRTFNIESANRLVLQQEALPSIPGVYTVEASGQGCVYVQTVLRYNVFPPKIPETFSLQVETGKASCEKLALPRSLTLTLHTSYVGSRSSSNMAIVEVKMLSGFSPMEGTKQLLLQQPLVKKVEFSKDTLNIYLEELSKKTQTYTLTISQSVLVTNLKPATIKVYDYYLLDEQAMTQYSDPCE from the exons atgaagaagcaaAAGAGATCAAAGGAGAATAAATTGGGAATGAACCCCAAAATTAAAGGAGGTGCCCAGGATGTGTTCTGCAGCTTCACCTCCAAGAAGATTCAGCCTCTCCCAAAGCTAGTGTTGAGGACTGGCTGGACCAGTATGAATGTTCTAGAAGGAGTTAAGAAAGGGAACAGTGACCCTACCCTGCTCTACCTCCTCAGCCTAAG TACAAAGTACTTGGTGACAGTACCAGCCCAGCTTGCCTTCCCCTCCACACAAAAGGTTTGTTTGGATCTGAGTCCTGGGAACTGTGATGTAAAATTCACTATTACCCTGGAGACCAAGGACAAGACGCAGAAGTTGCTAGAACATTCCGGATTGAAGAAGAACTTCCACTGTGTCTCATTTTCA GTCCCCCCACCTGCTGGGGGTACGGAAGAAGTGGCCACCATTCGAGTGTCAGGAGCTGGAAAGAACCTCAGCTTTGAAGAGGAGAAAAAAGTTCTGATTCAGAGGCAAGGGAGCGGCACGTTTGTGCAGACGGACAAACCTGTCTACACCCCCGGCCAGCAAG TGTTTTTCAGAATTGTCACCTTGAACAGCGACTTCATTCCAGTGAACGACAAG TACTCCATGGTGGAGCTGCAG GACCCAAACAACAACAGGATTGCACAGTGGCTGGACGTGGCACCCCAGCAAGGCATCGTAGACTTATCCTTTCAACTGGCACCAGAGGCGACGCTGGGCACCTATACGGTGACAGTGGCTGAGGGCAAGACCTTCGGCACGTTCAGTGTGGAGGAATATG TGTTGCCCAGGTTCAAGGTAGAAGTGTTGGAACCAAAACAATTATCGACCATGGAGGAATCCTTCTTTGTAAGAATATGTAGCAG atACACATACGGAAAGCCTGTTCGAGGGGCAGCGCAGGTCTCAGTGTGTCAGAAGGCGTACACTTACTGGTACCGAGAAGTGGACCAGGAACAGCTACCTGACAAATGCAGACACTTCTCGGGACAG ACTGACAAAGCAGGATGCTTCTCTGCCTCTGTGGACATGTCCACCTTCAACCTCACTGGATATATGTACAGCCACAGCATTACTATTGTGGCTTCAGTGGTGGAGGAAGGGACAG GACTGGAGGCCAATACCACCCAGGACATCTACATTTCCTCAAAGATGGGATCCATGACCTTTGAAGACACTAACAATTTTTATTACCCCAATTTCCCCTTCAGTGGGAAG ATAAGAGTTAGAGGCCACGATGACGCCCTCCTCAAGAATCATCCGGTATTCCTGGTGATTTACGGCATAAATGGAACCACCAAGCAGACCCTAACTACCGACAACAATGGCCTTGCTTCCTTCACACTGGATACGGTCACCTGGAATGCGACAGACATTTCTCTGGAG ggCAAGTTCCAACTAGAAGATGTTGTATATAATCCAAAGGAAGTACCTCATTACTACCAAAATGCCTATCTGCACTTGCGTCCCTTCTACAACACcacccgcagcttcctgggcatcCGGCGGCCAAATGGTCTGGTGAGGTGTGGTCAGACCCAGGAGGTGCTAGTGGACTATTCCATTGATCCAGAGGATGCAAGCCCAGACCAAGAAGTCACCTTCTCCTACTAT GTAACAGGGAAAGGGAGTTTGCAGATGGAAGGGCAGAAGCAGCTGAAGGTTAAAGAGAAAG GACCAAAAGGCTCCTTCTCCGTCTCGCTGACCTTCACCTCCAGAATggccccttccccctccctcgtCATCTACACCATATTTCCCGGCGGAGGTGTCATAGCTGACAAAATTCAGTTCTCCGTGGAGATGTGCTTTGACAACCAG GTCTCCATCGGCTTCTCGCCTTCCCAGCAGCTCCCAGGAACAGAAGTGGAGTTACAGCTGCAGGCAGCGCCTGGGTCCCTGTGTGCGGTCCGGGCTGTGGATGAGAGTGTTCTGCTCCTCAGGCCCGAGAGCGAGCTGAGCAACAGCTCT GTCTATGGGATGTTTCCATCCTGGTACAATTTCTACCCCTACCAAGTGGCTGAGTATGATGAGTGCCCGGCATTTGGCCCATGGGACTTTCCTCAACCCCTCATCGATCCTGTGCCCAGAGAGGGACTGGGCAGGCATTCCATCATCTGGAGACCCTGGCACTCTGAAGGCGCGGACCTGTTCAGTTTCTTCCAG GACATGGGCTTGAAAATTCTATCGAATGCCAAAATCAAGAAGCCGGTAGACTGCAGTTACCGCCCAAAACACTACAGCGATACCATGGAGGGAG CAGGTGGCGGTATTGCCCCAAAGACTGGGTTCGCGTCGCCATCGCCGCAGACAGAGGGCTCTCAGGTCCGCCAGTACTTCCCGGAGACCTGGCTGTGGGAACTGTTTCCGGTCGA TAACTCAGGAAACCAGGTGGTCCAGGTCACAGTTCCTGATACCATCACGGAGTGGAAGGCTATGACATTCTGCACCTCGCCGTCCAGAGGCTTCGGCCTTTCGCCTACTGTTGGGCTGACGGCTTTCCAGCCATTCTTTGTTGATCTGACGCTCCCTTACTCAGTCGTTCGTGGAGAATCCTTCCGCCTTACAGCCACGGTCTTCAATTACCTAAAGGACTGCATCAGG ATTCAGACTCGCCTGGCCCCGTCAGATGAGTACCGCGTGGAGTCACGGGCAGATCGTCAGGCCTCCAGCTGCCTGTGTGCTGATGAAGCCAAGACCTTCCACTGGGATATCACGGCTGTCAAGCTGG GTCATGTTAACTTCACTATTAGTACGAAGATTGTAGACAGCGATGACCTCTGTGGGGGCCGGAAGGGGGTTGTCCCTAACAGAGGCCGGAGCGACACTCTTGTCAAGCCAGTTCTTGTCAAG CCGGAAGGGGTCCTCGTGGAGAAGACTCACAGCTCATTGCTGTGTCCAGAAG GAGAGGTAGCTTCAGACTCTgtctccctggagctccctgtggATACTGTTCCCGACTCGGCCAAGGCTTATGTCACTGCTCTGG GAGACATCATGGGCACCGCTCTCCAACACCTGGATGGTCTGGTACAGATGCCCGGTGGCTGTGGGGAGCAGAACATGGTCGCTTTTGCTCCCACCATCTATGTCTTGCAGTACCTGGAGAAGACAGGGCTGCTGACTGAGGAGATCAGGTCTCGGGCAGTGGGCTTCCTGGAGATAG GGTACCAGAAGGAACTGACGTATAAACACAGCAATGGCTCGTATAGCGCCTTCGGGGAACAGGATGGAAATGGCAACACATG GTTGACAGCCTTTGTCACTAAATGTTTTGGCCAAGCTCAGAAATTCATCTTCATCGATGACAAGAACATCCAGGATGCCCTCAGGTGGATGGCGGGAAACCAGCTCCCCAGCGGCTGCTATGACAATGTGGGAAAGCTGCTGCACACAGCGATGAAG GGTGGTGTTGACGATGAGATTTCCTTGACTGCGTACATCACAGCTGCACTGCTGGAGATGGGAAAGACGGTCGAT GACTCGATGGTGAGACAAGGTCTGCAGTGCCTCAGGAAATCTGTGCCCTCCACTAACAACCTCTACACCCAGGCCCTATTAGCTTATACCTTCTCTCTGGCTGGAGAAATGGAAATCAGAAGTGCTCTTCTTCACAAGTTAGATCAACAGGCCACTGTCTCAG GAGAATCCATTCACTGGAACCAGAAACCTGATGTTGCAGATGCCAGTCCTTGGTCCGAGCCTCAGGCAGTGGATGTAGAACTTACAGCCTATGTGTTGTTGGCTCATCTCACCAAGAACTGCCTGACTCAAGAGGAAGTAGCCAAGGCCACGAGCATAGTGGCTTGGTTGGCCAAGCAACGCAATGCATATGGAGGCTTCTCTTCCACTCAG GATACTGTAGTTGCCCTCCAAGCGCTTGCCAAGTACGCTGCAGTTGCCTACAAGCCCTCCGAGGAAGTCAGCGTGCTTGTAAAATCCACCGAGAATTTCCAACGCACTTTCAACATAGAGTCTGCCAACCGACTGGTACTGCAGCAGGAAGCACTGCCCAGCATCCCCGGAGTGTACACTGTGGAGGCCTCAGGCCAGGGCTGCGTCTATGTGCAG ACGGTGTTGAGATACAACGTTTTCCCT